Proteins co-encoded in one Xiphophorus couchianus chromosome 3, X_couchianus-1.0, whole genome shotgun sequence genomic window:
- the lingo4b gene encoding leucine-rich repeat and immunoglobulin-like domain-containing nogo receptor-interacting protein 4b: protein MFVESVVRWWVWSILLQFGLGVSAGGCPSRCTCRPEAREAVCSGKYLTSVPEGVSNDARRLDLSRNRIKTVGRRQFSGLLQLQELDLSDNVISMIEVEAFLGLRNLRTLRIKNNRLKILPVGVFSGLSSLRYVDLSQNEILVFLDYTFKEMVNLQTLEAGENDLVFISQRAFFGLQNLQELNLDRSNLTSIPSEALSQLQSLAQLCMIRLTISALPNNAFRRLHRLRSLVISNWPALDSIAANSLIGLNLTSLVISSCNLSSIPYAALRHLVYLRFLDLSYNPITLIQGNLLGDLLRLQELHLAGSSLLQIEPGAFRGLSFFRMLNVTSNQLTTLEESAFHSVGNLQVLRLDGNPLACDCRLLWVVRRRLRLNFDGHQPTCSSPDTVKHREFREFSEKELPKLFTCRPARVLDRRPQEARVEEGTTVLFSCKVDGDPLPAITWISPQKTVYSPSGRIRVLQNGTLEVRFAQVQDSGTYQCLAGNAAGNDSLTVGLYVKGLPRNRSIPLFTEEGWIEPSTAQAANSSAQMAKPYPFDAKTLIIATTMGFLSFLSSVAICFVFMFFWSQSKGQIKHTATIDFVPRSSVGGGGGDGGEGGRFTMKLI from the coding sequence ATGTTTGTGGAGTCAGTTGTCCGATGGTGGGTGTGGAGCATCCTGCTTCAGTTTGGTCTTGGTGTATCTGCAGGAGGCTGCCCTTCACGCTGTACGTGCCGACCTGAGGCAAGAGAAGCTGTCTGCTCTGGGAAATATTTGACTTCTGTGCCAGAGGGTGTATCCAACGACGCCAGACGCTTGGATTTATCCCGCAATAGGATTAAAACTGTGGGACGTCGTCAGTTCTCTGGCCTCCTGCAACTTCAGGAGTTGGACCTCAGTGATAATGTAATCTCCATGATTGAAGTAGAGGCTTTTTTGGGCCTTAGGAATCTTAGGACACTTCGAATTAAAAACAACCGTCTCAAGATCCTCCCAGTGGGAGTGTTTTCTGGCTTGTCTAGTCTGCGCTATGTGGACTTGAGCCAGAATGagattcttgtttttctggactATACATTCAAAGAAATGGTCAACCTGCAAACGCTGGAAGCTGGGGAGAATGACCTCGTCTTCATCTCACAAAGAGCTTTCTTTGGTCTGCAGAATCTGCAAGAGCTCAACTTAGACCGCAGCAACCTGACCTCCATTCCCTCCGAAGCTTTGTCTCAACTCCAGAGCCTGGCCCAACTTTGCATGATACGCCTAACTATTTCTGCACTACCCAACAATGCTTTCCGACGACTCCACCGTTTACGAAGTCTCGTGATCTCGAACTGGCCAGCATTAGACTCAATTGCCGCCAACAGTCTAATTGGTCTTAATTTGACCTCACTTGTCATCAGTAGCTGCAACCTAAGCTCAATTCCTTATGCAGCCCTTCGTCATCTAGTGTACCTACGCTTTCTAGACTTGTCCTACAACCCTATCACTCTCATCCAAGGTAACCTGCTGGGGGATCTCCTGAGACTCCAGGAGTTGCATCTTGCTGGGTCAAGTCTGCTACAAATAGAGCCAGGAGCCTTCAGGGGACTGTCCTTCTTTCGCATGCTTAATGTGACATCAAATCAGCTCACTACTTTGGAGGAGAGTGCTTTCCATTCTGTGGGGAACCTTCAGGTGTTGCGGTTGGACGGGAATCCCCTTGCATGTGATTGTCGGCTTCTGTGGGTGGTCCGTCGCAGGCTGCGCTTGAACTTTGATGGACATCAGCCCACTTGCTCTTCTCCTGATACGGTGAAACATCGAGAATTCAGAGAGTTCTCAGAAAAAGAACTACCAAAGCTTTTCACCTGTCGCCCTGCTCGTGTCTTGGACCGCAGGCCGCAGGAGGCGAGAGTGGAAGAAGGTACCACCGTTCTGTTTTCCTGCAAGGTTGATGGGGATCCATTACCAGCTATCACCTGGATTTCCCCCCAGAAGACTGTGTACTCTCCTTCAGGAAGAATCAGAGTTTTACAGAATGGTACTCTGGAGGTGCGATTTGCTCAGGTTCAGGACAGTGGTACATACCAGTGCCTGGCAGGCAATGCAGCTGGCAATGACAGCCTGACTGTGGGTCTATATGTGAAGGGGCTTCCACGTAACAGATCCATCCCTTTATTCACAGAAGAAGGTTGGATTGAGCCTTCAACTGCCCAAGCTGCCAACTCCTCAGCTCAAATGGCCAAGCCATATCCCTTTGACGCAAAGACCCTGATAATTGCCACTACCATGGGATTTCTGTCATTCCTCAGTTCTGTGGCCATCTGTTTcgtctttatgtttttctggaGTCAGAGCAAAGGTCAGATCAAGCACACAGCAACTATTGACTTTGTTCCTCGCTCTTCTGttggtggaggaggaggggatGGAGGTGAAGGGGGCAGGTTTACTATGAAACTTATTTGA